Proteins from one Microbacterium proteolyticum genomic window:
- the ruvX gene encoding Holliday junction resolvase RuvX, which translates to MTEFRRGIRLGIDVGRARVGVARSDPDGLLAVPVETVPRKGEPVRRIVALAAEYEAFEVLVGLPLNLRGEDTPSTTDARRFAGELAAALPVPVRLVDERLSTVSAHGVLRQAGRSQRESRSIVDQVAAVVLLQQALDVERQSGEPAGPAIAPGQEPA; encoded by the coding sequence GTGACGGAGTTCCGCCGCGGCATCCGGCTCGGCATCGACGTGGGACGCGCGCGCGTCGGCGTCGCGCGATCGGACCCCGACGGTCTGCTCGCGGTGCCCGTCGAGACGGTGCCCCGCAAGGGGGAGCCCGTGCGTCGCATCGTCGCCCTCGCCGCCGAGTACGAGGCGTTCGAAGTGCTCGTGGGGTTGCCGTTGAACCTCCGAGGCGAGGACACCCCGTCGACGACGGACGCCCGTCGGTTCGCGGGGGAGCTGGCCGCCGCACTGCCCGTCCCGGTGCGGCTGGTCGACGAACGACTCAGCACCGTCTCGGCGCACGGCGTGCTCCGCCAGGCAGGGCGCTCCCAGCGGGAGTCTCGTAGCATTGTGGACCAGGTCGCCGCTGTGGTGCTTCTGCAGCAGGCGCTCGACGTGGAGCGACAGTCCGGTGAGCCGGCCGGACCCGCCATAGCACCGGGACAGGAGCCCGCCTGA
- a CDS encoding shikimate dehydrogenase family protein yields the protein MLTPARLAVWGDPIDHSRSPALHAAAYRELGLPWEYGRQRVTEAGFPAALENLDATWRGLSLTMPLKNVAATSAASLDDAALRTGAVNTYLLTDDGPRGFNTDVGGLARALREAGVTRPRAARILGAGATATSAVLSLAELGAPGVEVVARRPEAVEPLRALGASVGVEVVPSAFDAPGTPDPVAVTIGALPGGVDAGAGIRPYAENGGLLVDVVYGNWPTSLAEQWLAAGNAAINGLPMLLHQALLQVRVFVGGDPAVPLEREDAVLAAMRVALVGG from the coding sequence ATGCTGACCCCGGCCCGGCTCGCCGTCTGGGGAGATCCGATCGACCACTCGCGGTCGCCGGCGCTGCACGCGGCGGCGTACCGCGAGCTGGGTCTGCCGTGGGAGTACGGGCGTCAGCGCGTCACCGAGGCGGGGTTCCCCGCGGCGCTGGAGAACCTGGATGCCACCTGGCGGGGCCTGTCGCTGACGATGCCGCTGAAGAACGTCGCGGCGACGTCGGCGGCATCGCTCGACGACGCGGCGCTGCGCACAGGCGCGGTGAACACCTACCTGCTGACCGACGACGGGCCACGCGGCTTCAACACCGACGTCGGGGGACTGGCGCGCGCGCTGCGGGAGGCCGGCGTCACCCGGCCCCGGGCCGCGCGGATCCTCGGCGCGGGTGCGACCGCGACCTCCGCCGTGCTGTCGCTGGCCGAACTCGGCGCTCCGGGCGTCGAGGTCGTGGCCCGGCGCCCGGAGGCCGTGGAGCCGTTGCGCGCACTCGGGGCGTCCGTGGGCGTCGAGGTCGTCCCGTCCGCTTTCGACGCCCCCGGCACGCCGGACCCGGTCGCCGTCACGATCGGGGCGCTGCCCGGGGGAGTGGATGCCGGTGCCGGCATCCGTCCCTACGCCGAGAACGGCGGGCTGCTCGTCGACGTCGTGTACGGGAACTGGCCGACGTCGCTCGCCGAGCAGTGGCTCGCGGCGGGGAACGCGGCGATCAACGGCCTGCCGATGCTGCTGCACCAGGCCCTGCTGCAGGTGCGGGTGTTCGTGGGCGGGGACCCCGCGGTCCCGCTCGAGCGCGAGGACGCCGTGCTCGCCGCGATGCGTGTCGCGCTCGTGGGAGGATAG
- the mltG gene encoding endolytic transglycosylase MltG gives MPENDPTDPLAELYGRLPDPRTGATGAAPRDGGDAGASTPDAPAPASRRAAREARRTQTGPTPAAPAADDTTAVPAARPSADTTPGPRPARDSPSATEPQRLDEPRLTPAPRGEDSRPAGPRRTPQPEPESSRDREPVLVGAGGAAVGATETPRPAASGSLEDLFSGRAHTDEVRGATRPPKRRRRVGGWIALTVVLVILGGLVGGGVVVWNTYGDRVREFLGTGEPTDYAEGMATGEARVTIASGDTGESVSPKLFEAGITKQSDSLYQYMVKNAVAFTFQPGVYELQQQMSSAAVLAALGDPANRLNLSVQLREGLTLEQSLDAMSEQLGMPRADFEAATADPSQYGVPASTLEGWIFPATYDFDEGVTATEIIQRMVQRTVQSLDQAGVPEADRERILIIASIIEREARNSDDFYKVSRVIENRLQPDNDETHGLLQMDSTAQYGVGEIGAGSSSSTENALTSDNPWNTYVHPGLPIGPISNPGDLAIDAAMHPVDGTWYYFTTVNLETGETVFSTTYADQLTAVQQFQDWCRANPDGGC, from the coding sequence ATGCCCGAAAACGACCCGACCGATCCTCTCGCAGAGCTGTACGGACGTCTGCCCGACCCCCGTACGGGCGCGACAGGCGCCGCCCCGCGCGACGGAGGAGATGCCGGCGCATCGACGCCCGACGCCCCCGCGCCGGCCTCCCGCCGCGCCGCGCGCGAGGCCCGCCGGACGCAGACCGGTCCGACGCCCGCCGCCCCCGCGGCCGACGACACGACCGCTGTCCCCGCCGCGCGGCCGTCCGCCGACACGACACCCGGGCCCCGGCCCGCGCGCGACTCCCCGTCGGCGACGGAGCCGCAGCGGCTCGACGAGCCCCGACTGACACCGGCGCCCCGCGGGGAGGACTCGCGTCCCGCGGGCCCGCGGCGGACCCCGCAGCCCGAGCCCGAATCGTCGCGCGACCGCGAGCCCGTCCTCGTCGGCGCCGGCGGCGCGGCGGTCGGCGCGACCGAGACCCCGCGACCCGCGGCATCCGGTTCGCTCGAGGACCTGTTCTCCGGCCGCGCCCACACCGACGAGGTGCGCGGCGCCACCCGCCCCCCGAAGCGACGTCGCCGCGTGGGCGGATGGATCGCCCTGACCGTGGTGCTCGTCATCCTCGGAGGACTCGTCGGCGGCGGCGTCGTGGTGTGGAACACCTACGGCGATCGCGTCCGCGAGTTCCTCGGCACCGGTGAACCCACGGACTACGCCGAGGGGATGGCCACCGGCGAAGCGCGGGTCACGATCGCCTCCGGCGACACCGGCGAGTCCGTCTCTCCCAAGCTGTTCGAGGCCGGCATCACGAAGCAGTCGGACTCGCTCTACCAGTACATGGTGAAGAACGCCGTTGCGTTCACGTTCCAGCCGGGGGTGTACGAGCTGCAGCAGCAGATGTCGTCCGCGGCCGTGCTCGCGGCACTGGGCGATCCCGCGAACCGTCTGAACCTCAGCGTGCAGCTCCGGGAGGGGCTGACACTCGAGCAGTCGCTCGATGCGATGTCCGAGCAGCTGGGCATGCCGCGGGCGGACTTCGAGGCGGCGACGGCCGACCCGTCGCAGTACGGCGTGCCGGCCTCGACGCTCGAAGGGTGGATCTTCCCCGCGACCTACGACTTCGATGAGGGGGTCACGGCGACCGAGATCATCCAGAGGATGGTGCAGCGCACGGTGCAGTCCCTGGATCAGGCAGGGGTTCCCGAGGCCGACCGGGAGCGCATCCTCATCATCGCGTCGATCATCGAACGCGAAGCGCGCAACTCCGACGACTTCTACAAGGTCTCGCGCGTGATCGAGAACCGTCTGCAGCCCGACAACGACGAGACCCACGGCCTCCTGCAGATGGACTCGACGGCGCAGTACGGAGTCGGCGAGATCGGCGCGGGCAGCTCGTCGTCGACCGAGAACGCGCTCACGAGCGACAACCCGTGGAACACCTACGTCCATCCCGGACTGCCGATCGGGCCGATCTCCAACCCCGGCGATCTCGCGATCGACGCGGCCATGCATCCCGTGGACGGCACGTGGTACTACTTCACCACCGTGAACCTGGAGACCGGCGAGACGGTGTTCTCGACGACCTACGCCGACCAGCTCACGGCCGTGCAGCAGTTCCAGGATTGGTGCCGCGCGAACCCCGACGGCGGATGCTGA
- a CDS encoding shikimate kinase, which yields MTSAEAGRGALVLIGPMGAGKTSVGRRVARALGETFSDTDKIVVRDHGPIRDLFLAHGEAHFRAVERDAVAEALERGGVVALGGGAVLDPVTRERLTQHRVVLLTVAPHVVASRIHGDERPLLGGEDPAERWLRIYEERRPIYEAAADIAFDTSSGPLARVVDDIVAWARPVPAQETP from the coding sequence ATGACCTCGGCTGAGGCGGGCCGCGGCGCGCTCGTGCTCATCGGACCGATGGGGGCGGGCAAGACGAGCGTCGGGCGGCGCGTCGCGCGTGCCCTCGGTGAGACGTTCAGCGACACCGACAAGATCGTCGTGCGCGACCACGGCCCGATCCGCGATCTCTTCCTCGCCCACGGCGAGGCGCACTTCCGCGCGGTGGAACGGGATGCCGTCGCCGAGGCGCTCGAGCGGGGCGGTGTCGTCGCGCTCGGCGGGGGAGCGGTGCTCGACCCGGTCACGCGCGAGCGCCTGACGCAGCATCGCGTGGTGCTGCTGACCGTGGCGCCGCACGTCGTGGCATCCCGGATCCACGGAGACGAACGCCCCCTGCTGGGCGGCGAGGATCCGGCGGAGCGCTGGCTCCGAATCTACGAAGAACGGCGACCGATCTACGAGGCGGCCGCCGACATCGCTTTCGACACGTCCTCGGGCCCGCTGGCCCGCGTGGTCGACGACATCGTGGCCTGGGCGCGCCCCGTCCCGGCCCAGGAGACCCCATGA
- the aroB gene encoding 3-dehydroquinate synthase — MTDTTTITVAGDPGYDITIGRGLLATLGEKLPAAAQKVLIVHPPTLAAQAEALRAQLVGDRQVLLAEIPDAEAGKRIEVAAFCWQVMGQADFTRTDAVIGFGGGSVTDLAGFVAATWLRGVAVVQVPTTVLAMVDAAVGGKTGVNTAEGKNLVGAFWPPHAVVCDLDLLETLSKNEATAGFAEVVKAGFIWHPEILDLIEADPSGIVDPRGDAFRRCIELAIDMKARVVGEDLREAGLREVLNYGHTLGHAIEHAERYRWRHGAAISVGMVFAAELSRLAGRLSDDVAQRHRTVLESLGLPTTYRAGAFQTLKATMQRDKKTRGSMLRFIVLDDLARPTVLQAPDESLLFAAYQEVGA; from the coding sequence ATGACCGACACCACGACCATCACCGTCGCCGGCGACCCGGGCTACGACATCACGATCGGACGCGGCCTGCTGGCCACGCTCGGTGAGAAGCTCCCCGCGGCCGCGCAGAAGGTCTTGATCGTGCACCCGCCGACGCTCGCGGCTCAGGCCGAGGCGCTGCGCGCACAGCTCGTGGGCGACCGACAGGTGCTGCTCGCCGAGATCCCCGATGCCGAGGCGGGCAAGCGCATCGAGGTCGCCGCCTTCTGCTGGCAGGTCATGGGACAGGCCGACTTCACGCGCACGGATGCCGTCATCGGTTTCGGCGGCGGATCGGTCACCGACCTCGCCGGTTTCGTCGCTGCGACGTGGCTGCGGGGCGTCGCGGTGGTGCAGGTGCCGACGACGGTCCTCGCGATGGTCGACGCCGCCGTGGGCGGCAAGACGGGCGTCAACACCGCCGAGGGCAAGAACCTCGTGGGCGCGTTCTGGCCTCCTCACGCCGTCGTCTGCGATCTCGACCTGCTCGAGACCCTCTCGAAGAACGAGGCCACCGCGGGCTTCGCCGAGGTCGTGAAGGCCGGGTTCATCTGGCATCCGGAGATCCTCGACCTCATCGAGGCCGACCCGTCGGGGATCGTCGACCCGCGGGGCGACGCGTTCCGCCGCTGCATCGAGCTCGCGATCGACATGAAGGCGCGCGTCGTGGGGGAGGACCTGCGCGAGGCGGGCCTGCGCGAAGTCCTGAACTACGGTCACACCCTCGGTCACGCCATCGAGCACGCCGAACGGTACCGCTGGCGCCACGGCGCCGCGATCTCGGTCGGCATGGTGTTCGCCGCCGAGCTGTCGCGCCTGGCGGGACGCCTGTCCGACGACGTGGCCCAGCGCCACCGGACGGTCCTCGAGTCCCTCGGACTGCCGACGACCTACCGCGCCGGGGCGTTCCAGACGCTCAAGGCCACGATGCAGCGCGACAAGAAGACCCGCGGCAGCATGCTGCGCTTCATCGTGCTCGACGACCTCGCCCGCCCGACCGTGCTGCAGGCCCCCGACGAGTCGCTGCTGTTCGCGGCGTACCAGGAGGTCGGGGCGTAG
- the aroC gene encoding chorismate synthase, translating to MLRVLTAGESHGPELVALMEGMPAGVPISPAQIRADLARRKLGYGRGSRMKFEEDELTLSTGIVHGFTIGSPIALRIGNTEWPKWVEVMSPEPVELSDRSRGRGAALTRPRPGHADLVGMQKYGFDEARPILERASARETAARVALGAVARAFLGELGIRLVSHTLSIGPVRVPEGAALPTPDDVDLLDADPLRCFDPETSAAMVAEVDDAKKAGDTLGGIVEVLAYGLPPGLGSHVQWDRRLDAKLAQALMSIQAIKGVEVGDGFLTTTRRGSQAHDELFATGDGITRSSDRAGGTEGGMSTGTVLRVRAGMKPIATIPHALRTVDVATGDTAAAHHQRSDVCAVPAAGVVAEAMVAVTLADAVLEKFGGDNVAETRRNLEAYLAHLPETLRTTDASDAALLAHDLG from the coding sequence ATGCTTCGCGTGCTCACGGCCGGGGAATCCCACGGTCCCGAACTGGTCGCCCTCATGGAGGGGATGCCGGCCGGCGTCCCGATCTCTCCCGCGCAGATCCGCGCGGACCTGGCCCGGCGCAAGCTCGGCTATGGCCGCGGCTCGCGCATGAAGTTCGAGGAGGACGAGCTCACGCTGTCGACCGGCATCGTGCACGGTTTCACGATCGGCAGCCCCATCGCGCTGCGCATCGGCAACACCGAGTGGCCGAAGTGGGTCGAGGTCATGAGCCCCGAGCCGGTCGAGCTGTCCGACCGTTCGCGCGGTCGCGGTGCGGCGCTCACGCGTCCCCGCCCGGGTCACGCCGACCTCGTCGGCATGCAGAAGTACGGCTTCGACGAGGCGCGACCGATCCTCGAGCGCGCGTCCGCCCGCGAGACCGCGGCCCGCGTCGCGCTCGGCGCCGTCGCGCGCGCGTTCCTCGGCGAGCTCGGCATCCGACTCGTCAGCCACACGCTCTCCATCGGCCCGGTGCGCGTGCCCGAGGGTGCGGCGCTGCCGACGCCCGACGACGTCGACCTCCTCGACGCCGATCCGCTGCGCTGCTTCGACCCCGAGACCTCCGCCGCGATGGTCGCCGAGGTCGACGACGCGAAGAAGGCCGGCGACACGCTCGGCGGTATCGTCGAGGTGCTCGCGTACGGCCTGCCGCCGGGGCTCGGCTCGCACGTGCAGTGGGATCGTCGACTGGATGCCAAGCTCGCCCAGGCCCTGATGAGCATCCAGGCGATCAAGGGGGTCGAGGTCGGCGACGGCTTCCTCACCACGACCCGCCGCGGCTCGCAGGCGCACGACGAGCTGTTCGCGACCGGAGACGGCATCACCCGTTCCTCCGACCGCGCGGGCGGCACCGAGGGCGGCATGTCGACCGGCACCGTGCTGCGGGTGCGCGCGGGCATGAAGCCCATCGCCACGATTCCGCACGCGCTCCGGACCGTCGACGTCGCCACGGGCGACACGGCCGCCGCGCACCACCAGCGCTCCGACGTGTGCGCGGTCCCTGCCGCGGGTGTCGTGGCCGAAGCGATGGTCGCGGTCACGCTGGCCGACGCGGTCCTGGAGAAGTTCGGCGGCGACAACGTCGCCGAGACCCGCCGCAACCTCGAGGCGTACCTCGCGCACCTGCCCGAGACGCTGCGCACCACCGACGCCTCCGACGCGGCGTTGCTCGCGCATGACCTCGGCTGA